TAAGCAGTAGGGCAAAAAAAACAAATAGCAGACCGATATAATGATTTTTTATAAGAAACGGCATAGGTTTAAAATTACAATATGAAAATATATTCTTATTCCGGATGGTAATAATTTGCTGTATTTAGACGCAAATATCCGAAATATTGAGCCTTGTGGTACAATTTTTTTACGAGTTATATCTTCTTATCCGGAAAACCAAAATTGTAAGGCGACATTTATTTTCTTAAAAAGTTTAATAGCCGGCCAAAATAAACAGAGCAGAGCGTCTTATTAAAGAAAACAACATTAAATCAACATTGCTAAGTATAATTTTTTCACTCAAACAATACAAGACACATTTATGAAAACTTATTTTTTTTACGCTATTTTGTTAGTAACACTTTGTTCAAAAGCAGTATCGCAGCCTTTATTTAAAGTTGACCTAAACTTAGGCACAGATTGGGATGATTACGATGCTGTTGTTAATCAATCCATCCCGTTTTCCTTTGTTTTACCGGGCTTCGATACCTATTATTGGGATTTTGGCAATGGGCAAACCTCGACGCTACAAAACCCAACTATAAACTACACCGAACTTGACATATACACCTTAAGTTTAACGGTAACCAAGGCAGACAGTTTTAGAATTATTGACAAACTTACCTTATTAAAAACAAGTACATTGTGGAGTGATTGTATTACTGACGGTAGTCCCGACTATTATTTGAACTTGTTTAACACAGCCAAGATACTTCAATTAAAAATACCCGACAAAGCAAATGATAATTGCCCAGTTGATTTTTATGTTAATGGCTACCTGACCGCCGACAGCGTTATTGTAAAGGCTTTAGAGCGGGACGATGCTTTGTTTTGCCCCCAAGATGACAATTTAGGCCAAATTCTTATTCCGGCAAATACAATATCGGGCGTTTTTGAAGATAACAATGGCGACAGCTTAAAAATTAGCCTCGCCACAAAAATGGTAACTACGGCAACCTTTAAAGTAGAAATCAAAGTTGGAAAACCAAAATTAACTGCTACGGTTATTGTTACGGATGCGAGTTGTTATAGCTGCACCGACGGCAGTGCTTCGGTAAATGTTTCGGGTGGAACTGAACCCTATTCCTACAAATGGAGCAACGGTGATACCACTCAAACTATTAACTATTTAGCTGTAGGTAATTATGGTGTAACAATTACTGATGCCGACAGTAGTATGTTATTTAAGATAGCAAAAGTTTCATATACTACAAGTATAAATGAGGCTACGTCCGAGGATGCTTCAGCGCAAACCTTAGAAGTTTTCCCAACCATTAGTACCGGGCAGTTTACGGTAACAATTCCGGAAAAATTCATTAACAGCCAACAAAATACCTTCTTACAAGTGTATAATTTACAAGGCGTTAAGGTTTTTTCAAGCCCTGTTTCTCATTCAATTGAACCTATAAACCTTTATCATTTGCCAAACAGTGTGTACATAGTACAAGTCTATAGCCAAGGCAAAACTTATGATACGGCAAAGATAACAGTGGCAAAATAAGACCCCACAAATTGCAATGGCAAAGCGCTAAACACAAAAGGTTGAGACCTTGCTTGCAGCACCTGATTTAAGGCAATACTCGGCTAAAATTGGGTGCTGTTTTGTTTTTTTATGTCCGGATAAAAGTATAAAATCTCATGACTTGTTCGGGCAATAAAGTTGCAGGTTTTATTACCAACCTCACCCAAGCAAATTTTTCC
The sequence above is drawn from the Sphingobacteriales bacterium genome and encodes:
- a CDS encoding T9SS type A sorting domain-containing protein, which encodes MKTYFFYAILLVTLCSKAVSQPLFKVDLNLGTDWDDYDAVVNQSIPFSFVLPGFDTYYWDFGNGQTSTLQNPTINYTELDIYTLSLTVTKADSFRIIDKLTLLKTSTLWSDCITDGSPDYYLNLFNTAKILQLKIPDKANDNCPVDFYVNGYLTADSVIVKALERDDALFCPQDDNLGQILIPANTISGVFEDNNGDSLKISLATKMVTTATFKVEIKVGKPKLTATVIVTDASCYSCTDGSASVNVSGGTEPYSYKWSNGDTTQTINYLAVGNYGVTITDADSSMLFKIAKVSYTTSINEATSEDASAQTLEVFPTISTGQFTVTIPEKFINSQQNTFLQVYNLQGVKVFSSPVSHSIEPINLYHLPNSVYIVQVYSQGKTYDTAKITVAK